Below is a genomic region from Gemmatimonadota bacterium.
CCGTGCACATCCCGATGAACCCCCGTTCGCAGATGGGCGTGTCGCAGAGCCTTAAGGGGCCGTGCTTCTCGTAGAGCCCGGCCGTGGTCTCGAAATTGCCGCCGCGTTCGCCCGCGCCTTCCCCGACCACGAATATGGCGGGGTCCGCGTCCATGGCGTCGGACAGGGCTTCCCGCGCGGCTTCCGTGAAGGTCTTCTCGGTCATACCGTCTCCCGGTACACGTGGCGGTCCGCCGTGTCGCCGTCGGGCCATGGACTGGCGGCCGCTTCCCTTTCCGCTTCTTCTACTTCCGTCCGGACGTCGGCTTCGATCCGGTCCAGATTGGACGCCGTCATCGTTCCCTCGGACAGGATACGGCGCCGGAACCTCGAAATGGGGTCCTTCTCCCGCCACTTGGCGACTTCCTCCTCGGTGCGGTACACGCCGGTAAGGCCCATCCCTTCGGCATGGGGTCGGGTGCGGTACGTCTTCGCTTCGATGAGGGTCGGTCCCTCACC
It encodes:
- a CDS encoding dehydrogenase, with amino-acid sequence GEGPTLIEAKTYRTRPHAEGMGLTGVYRTEEEVAKWREKDPISRFRRRILSEGTMTASNLDRIEADVRTEVEEAEREAAASPWPDGDTADRHVYRETV